The following are from one region of the Lineus longissimus chromosome 19, tnLinLong1.2, whole genome shotgun sequence genome:
- the LOC135502740 gene encoding Golgi SNAP receptor complex member 2-like gives MESLYHQTNKMILDVQNGLGRLEKATESDIHVVENEIQARIDQVVSNCERLDILVNKEPPTRRSNAKIRVDQLKYDCQHLQAAMRNLQHRRYRKEEEEREREALLTRTFTTNDQDTSIQIDASLQHNQRLYNSHQGLDNAISTGTHVLSNLREQHSTLKGAKKKILDVMNTLGLSNTVMRLIERRTYQDRYILYGGMIVTCILMIIIWRYLS, from the exons ATGGAGTCGTTGTACCATCAAACGAATAAGATGATTTTGGACGTCCAAAATGGACTGGGGCGTTTGGAAAAAGCGACCGAATCTGACATCCATGTCGTCGAGAATGAGATCCAGGCTCGCATAGACCAGGTTGTCAGTAACTGTGAACGGTTAGATATCTTGGTGAACAAGGAGCCCCCGACGCGACGGTCCAATGCCAAGATACGTGTCGACCAGTTGAAGTATGACTGCCAACATCTACAAGCTGCGATGAGGAATTTGCAACATCGCAG GtatagaaaagaagaagaagaacgtgAGCGTGAAGCCTTGCTGACGCGGACATTCACAACCAACGATCAAGACACGTCAATCCAGATAGACGCATCGCTCCAACACAATCAGCGGTTATACAACTCGCACCAAGGCTTGGACAACGCAATATCAACTGGGACACATGTGCTTTCAAACCTCCGTGAACAGCATTCGACATTGAAAGGCGCTAAGAAGAAGATTTTAGACGTCATGAATACCCTCGGACTTTCAAATACTGTGATGCGCTTGATCGAGAGGCGGACATATCAGGATCGATATATTCTATATGGAGGGATGATTGTCACTTGTATTCTTATGATAATAATTTGGAGATATTTATCATAA